Proteins encoded within one genomic window of Gaiellales bacterium:
- a CDS encoding Coenzyme F420 hydrogenase/dehydrogenase, beta subunit C-terminal domain produces the protein MIRDLETVVGNGLCSGCGLCESVAGKDRVRMAMTPIGQLRPKVSGPLPEPVLAEALAVCPGVEVRGPKAEPGVAVHPVWGPIASLARGWSTDAEVRHHSSAGGVLSALALYLLERDGVDAVLHVRADLPDHPLETVAQISRTRADVLAGAQSRYGPAAPLVHVHRLLEEGARFAIVAKPCDISAVRALQRRDPRAREQIAATLTSYCGGVPSLLMAENIVRSHGIEPDDVVGFTFRGDGWPGPMRTTARDGRTFDVTYDEAWYDPNVPWTYDMQFRCKICPDAIGEMADLSCPDGWVLRAGEPIHLEADGRNIIIARTGVGAALVERARAAGYLEIAPCTLAELEATERDHLPRKLSAHARATGVRLAGRPSLSIRGYRSREAVRRAGIRRAVAAAWGGFRRARRGATREPQP, from the coding sequence GTGATCCGCGACCTCGAGACGGTGGTCGGAAACGGCCTCTGCAGCGGCTGCGGGCTGTGCGAGAGCGTCGCGGGGAAGGATCGGGTGCGGATGGCCATGACGCCGATCGGCCAGCTCCGCCCGAAGGTCTCCGGGCCGCTGCCCGAGCCGGTGCTGGCCGAAGCGCTGGCCGTGTGCCCGGGCGTCGAGGTGCGCGGACCGAAGGCCGAGCCGGGCGTCGCCGTCCATCCGGTGTGGGGGCCGATCGCCTCGCTCGCCCGCGGCTGGTCGACCGACGCCGAGGTGCGGCACCACAGCTCCGCCGGCGGCGTGCTCTCGGCGCTCGCGCTCTATCTGCTCGAGCGCGACGGGGTCGACGCGGTGCTGCACGTGCGCGCCGACCTGCCCGACCACCCGCTCGAGACGGTCGCCCAGATCTCGCGGACGCGGGCCGACGTGCTGGCCGGGGCGCAGTCGCGCTACGGGCCGGCCGCCCCGCTCGTCCACGTCCACCGGCTGCTGGAGGAGGGGGCGCGGTTCGCGATCGTCGCGAAGCCCTGCGACATCTCGGCGGTGCGCGCGCTCCAGCGCCGCGACCCGCGCGCCCGCGAGCAGATCGCCGCCACGCTCACGTCGTACTGCGGCGGCGTGCCGAGCCTGCTGATGGCCGAGAACATCGTGCGCAGCCACGGGATCGAGCCGGACGACGTGGTCGGGTTCACGTTCCGGGGCGACGGCTGGCCGGGGCCGATGCGCACGACCGCGCGCGACGGCCGCACCTTCGACGTCACCTACGACGAGGCCTGGTACGACCCGAACGTGCCGTGGACGTACGACATGCAGTTCCGCTGCAAGATCTGCCCCGACGCGATCGGCGAGATGGCCGACCTCTCGTGCCCGGACGGCTGGGTGCTGCGCGCCGGCGAGCCGATCCACCTCGAGGCCGACGGGCGCAACATCATCATCGCCCGCACCGGCGTCGGGGCGGCGCTGGTCGAGCGTGCCCGCGCCGCCGGCTACCTCGAGATCGCGCCGTGCACGCTGGCCGAGCTCGAGGCGACCGAGCGCGACCACCTGCCGCGCAAGCTCTCGGCCCACGCCCGGGCGACCGGGGTGCGGCTGGCCGGCCGGCCGTCCTTGAGCATCCGCGGCTACCGCAGCCGCGAGGCGGTACGCCGCGCCGGGATCCGCCGCGCCGTGGCGGCCGCCTGGGGCGGGTTCCGGCGGGCGCGGCGAGGCGCGACCCGGGAGCCGCAGCCGTGA